The DNA sequence ACCCTCGCCAACGGGTTCACCTTCGTGGAATACTATCTCAGCAGGGGCATGCACATTGATGATTTTGCTCCCAATCTTTCTTTTTTCTTCTCAAATGGAATTGACCCGGAATATTCGGTTATCGGCCGGGTAGCCCGCCGCATCTGGGCAAAGGCCATGAAGTACAAATACAAAGGAAATGAGCGCTCGCAGAAACTCAAATACCATATCCAGACCTCCGGCCGCTCCCTGCACGCACAGGAAATTGATTTCAACGATATTCGTACTACATTACAGGCTTTATACGCGGTCTACGATAACTGCAATTCCCTGCATACCAATGCCTATGATGAAGCCATTACCACCCCGACAGAAGAATCGGTCCGCAGGGCAATGGCTATTCAGCTGATCATCAACCGGGAACTGGGCCTGGCAAAAAATGAAAACCCGCTGCAGGGCGCCTTTATCATAGAAAAGCTTAGTCACCTGGTGGAAAGCGCCGTATATGAAGAATTTCAGCGCCTGTCGGAACGCGGCGGTGTCCTTGGCGCCATGGAAACCATGTACCAGCGCGGCAAGATCCAGGAGGAATCCCTGCATTATGAAGCGCTGAAACACAGCGGGGAATACCCGATCATCGGCGTAAACACCTTTCTCAACAGCCAGGGCTCCCCTACTATCCTCCCCCGGGAAGTGATCCGCGCAATGGAACCCGAAAAGCAATTCCAGATCCAGGCCCTGGAAGCATTTAAACACCGGAACCAACATGCGGCTCCCATGCAGCTGGAAAAGCTAAAGTCAGCCGCCCTGCAGAACCGCAACACCTTCGAAGAACTGATGGAAGCCTGCAAAGTTTGCTCCCTGGGCCAGATTTCGACCGCTCTCTACGAAGTCGGCGGACAGTATCGCCGTAATATGTAACCAGCCATAAATTGGATAAATTTTCGTGTACGATCGAAAATTATTACATTTGTTTTCACTTTTCAGACATGGACGAAAAATTATTGGCTTTAGAGAAGTTTAATTTTTGGAATGGAAACGTTCCGTCTCTCGGTTTTCCACGAACCGGGTATACGGAAAAGATTTATGATTATACGGGGAATAAACTCATTAAAGTTCTTGTGGGGCAGCGGCGAGTGGGAAAGAGCTATATCCTGCGGCAAATAGCTAAGCGTTTGATTGATGATGGCGTAAACCCAAAGAATATCCTTTATATCAACAAAGAATTCATAGAGTTCGATTTTATTTCAGACTATAAAGATCTTGAAGGGGTATTGAATATTTACAAAAAGAAGATAAGCGCCTCTGGAAAAAAGTTCCTTTTCGTCGATGAAATTCAAAATATAAAAGGCTGGGAACACTTTGTAAATTCACACTCTCAGGATTTTGCCGAACCTTATGAAATCTTTATCAGCGGCTCCAATTCAAAGATGTCATCCGGAGAATTGGCTACGTTATTGTCGGGGCGATACGTACAATTTGAAATATTTCCATTCAGCTTCATTGAATATTCGGGAGTGATGCAAGTGGATATTTCAAAACAAAGTTTCCTGCAATATATGGAAGGCGGCGCTTTACCCGAATTATTCGGGTTACCTAATGAGGAAACCCGGCGTAATTATATAGCAGCTATTAAGGACACCGTATTACTACGCGATATCATACAACGTCATAGTATTAAGGACCCCAGGTTGCTCGAGGATATCTTTGTCTATTTGGTTAACAACGCTTCCAACCTGGTCTCGATAACCAATATTGTTAACTTTTTTAAAAGCCATAAGCGGAACACATCATACGACACGATTTCAAACTATATCGGTTATATTACAGATACATTCCTGATACACAAGGCCGCACGTTATAATATCAAAGGCAAGGAAACACTCACCGGTAATTGCAAGTATTACATAAATGACCTTTCTTATAAAAATTATCTTTATTCCGGCTTTGGTTACGGCATAGGATACAAGCTTGAAAACCTTGTCTATTTGGAACTTAGAAGAAACGGGTACCAGGTATATACGGGTACTCTTGGCGCTAAAGAAGTAGACTTCGTAGCAACTAAAGGAGACCGCCTGATATATTTGCAAAGCGCTTATCTTTTGCCGGATATGCAAACTGCTGACCGCGAGTATGCTCCGCTAAAAGCTATCCGGGACAATTACGAGAAGCTGGTAATTTCCCTGGACGATATCACCCTTCCATCCAACGAGGGCATAAAGCATGTACAAGCCTGGAATTTACCGGCAATACTTTAAACTGATCTTTCCTTCACCCAGGCCTTAACTTCGGCCGGGCAGGGAGTTCTTACATGCCCATCTGGTTCCCGTCTCCCTGCTTCTGGTCGTTATTGTCGATGCCTCCGCGGCGGCGGCGCTGCTGCTTAAAGTCTACTTTACCGAAACGATAGCTGAAATTAAGGCTTACCGAGCGGAACTCGAAGCCGAAGACGCTGTTCTGGGTGAAATTCACACCGGTAAGGTCTCTTTTAAATTCCTGATGTTTCTTATATGGGTTGTTCACGTTGATGCCGATACTGGCTTTTTTGTCGAACAATTCCTTTTTAAGCCCTACTGACATCATTGACCAGGATGAAGATGTTCCCTGTAAGGTAGTCCGGGGGGAATTGAACATGGCAAAAAGGCTGGCGCTGAAGCCCTCTCCGAAAGAAAGGTTGGAATTCATATTCAGGTTATACATGAAGCTTTCGTTGCTGTACTGGTTATCCACGTTGCTTTTGATCCGGTAATCATACAGGTTCACCGAGCCGCTGACCGTCCATTTTGGGGTGATCTGGGTGGAACCGAACAAATTAAGGCCCACGGAGGTACTGCTGGAGACGTTACTGAACGTAGTGCTGGTTACGCCTTCCTCGATAGTACTCACGCTTTCGATCACATCACTGGTATTTCTCCAGTAAAGGGAGGCGTTCAAAGAGGTCTTTTTAAAGAAGGTACTCCATCCAAGCTCGTAGGAGTTGCTCAGTTCCGGTTTGAGTTCCGGGTTCCCGTAACGGACATTCAGGGAGTCGGACTGGTCAACATAGGGGTTAAGGAACCAGAGGCTGGGACGCTGGATACGCCGGCTGTAACTGGCTTTAATAGTTTGACCGGGTTTCAGCTCCCGGGAAAGCGTAATACTCGGGATCAGGTTGCCATAGGTATTGCTGAAGCTGGTACCTGTAGAGGCGAAGTCCCCGTCTATCTGGGTTTGTTCCCAGCGGGCGCCCAGCTTGAGGCCGTATTTTTTTCCGAATTTAAAGGCGAAAGTGGTATAAGCTGCATAAACATCCTGGCGATAATCAAAAACATTGGAGCGCGAAGGGTCGGGGATATACGCCCCGTTTTCATCCATGATGCTGAATTGGTAATCGCTGCTGATATCCCGGAGAATACTTTTTGCGCCTGCTTCCAGGACCGTTCCTTCTTTTTTAAAGGGATGAATATAATCTACCTGGAAAGTGGTTTCCTTATTCAGGTTATCATTGAAGCTCTTTTCCCTGAGGTTGATCTCCCCGGCTTCATTGGTCTGAAACAAATCATAACCGTTACCGCGGGTTCCCTTGCTGTACTGGGCCGAAGCGGTGAGTTCCTGCTGCGGGCGCTTGAACGTTTTACGGTAATCCATGGTCCAGTCCAGGCCTTCCATGTCCATGCTTCCGTCAGTATTCCGCGAAAACTGGCTTACCGGGACTTCGCCGGCATTCATCATGATGGTTCCCTGGTAATTATCAAAATCGCGGCTGAAATCATTGAAGCGTATGCTTGTGCTGATATTACTAGTGGTGTCTATATCGTAATCCATACCGAACTGTCCGCGCAAGCCCGAATTGCTCATGTCGTTGTTGCCTTCCTGCAAAAGGAAACGGTTGGCATCGCTGGCATTGTTTATCCGTTCGCTGCTTTGGTAGCCGTTTGAATTGAAGAGGTTCCCGCCCAGGCCGGCATTGATGCCAAACCTGTTCTTCCGGTAATTCACATCCAGTCCGGCATTGCTGTTGCGGGTACCCGCCGAAAGGTTTACGTTTCCGCTGAGTCCCTGGATACCTTTTTTCTTGGTAATGATATTGATGATCCCCGCCGTACCTTCGGCATCGTACTTTGCGGAGGGGCTGGTGATCACCTCCACGCTTTTTATTTCGTCAGAGGGAATCATTTTCAGTGCATCCTCCACGTTTGAAGCAATGACGCTCGAAGGCTTGCCGTTGATCAGCACCCGTACGTTGCCGCTGCCGCGGAGCTGCACGCTTCCTTCCAAATCTACCGTCACCATAGGAACTTTGCGAAGCACATCACCTGCATTGCCGCCGGAATTGGTAGCGTCGCGTTCCGCATTATAAACCAGCTTGTCGATCTTATTTTCATATAAGGCCTTTTGCCCTTCCACGGTCACGCCTTCCAGCACTTCCGCATCGGGAGCGATGGCCAGTGCGCCGGCGTTCAGCTCCGCCTGCCCTTGCTTCAACTCCAGCAGCTGGCTTGTTTTGGTAAGGTATCCTACAAAAGCTGCCTGCAGCCGGTAACTGCCGGCCGGCACGTTCTCAATGACAAAATTGCCATTATCATCGGTTAACGCCCCGTTGACAGTTTTACCCTGCGGATTGAGCAGGGAAACGGATGCAAATGCGAGCCCCTGGCCCGAAAGAGAATCGGTAACGGTACCGGTAATTTTTCCACTTACCTGCGCCTGC is a window from the Anseongella ginsenosidimutans genome containing:
- a CDS encoding TonB-dependent receptor domain-containing protein; its protein translation is MKKLLILLTAVIVSCSAWAQAQVSGKITGTVTDSLSGQGLAFASVSLLNPQGKTVNGALTDDNGNFVIENVPAGSYRLQAAFVGYLTKTSQLLELKQGQAELNAGALAIAPDAEVLEGVTVEGQKALYENKIDKLVYNAERDATNSGGNAGDVLRKVPMVTVDLEGSVQLRGSGNVRVLINGKPSSVIASNVEDALKMIPSDEIKSVEVITSPSAKYDAEGTAGIINIITKKKGIQGLSGNVNLSAGTRNSNAGLDVNYRKNRFGINAGLGGNLFNSNGYQSSERINNASDANRFLLQEGNNDMSNSGLRGQFGMDYDIDTTSNISTSIRFNDFSRDFDNYQGTIMMNAGEVPVSQFSRNTDGSMDMEGLDWTMDYRKTFKRPQQELTASAQYSKGTRGNGYDLFQTNEAGEINLREKSFNDNLNKETTFQVDYIHPFKKEGTVLEAGAKSILRDISSDYQFSIMDENGAYIPDPSRSNVFDYRQDVYAAYTTFAFKFGKKYGLKLGARWEQTQIDGDFASTGTSFSNTYGNLIPSITLSRELKPGQTIKASYSRRIQRPSLWFLNPYVDQSDSLNVRYGNPELKPELSNSYELGWSTFFKKTSLNASLYWRNTSDVIESVSTIEEGVTSTTFSNVSSSTSVGLNLFGSTQITPKWTVSGSVNLYDYRIKSNVDNQYSNESFMYNLNMNSNLSFGEGFSASLFAMFNSPRTTLQGTSSSWSMMSVGLKKELFDKKASIGINVNNPYKKHQEFKRDLTGVNFTQNSVFGFEFRSVSLNFSYRFGKVDFKQQRRRRGGIDNNDQKQGDGNQMGM
- a CDS encoding ATP-binding protein, translated to MDEKLLALEKFNFWNGNVPSLGFPRTGYTEKIYDYTGNKLIKVLVGQRRVGKSYILRQIAKRLIDDGVNPKNILYINKEFIEFDFISDYKDLEGVLNIYKKKISASGKKFLFVDEIQNIKGWEHFVNSHSQDFAEPYEIFISGSNSKMSSGELATLLSGRYVQFEIFPFSFIEYSGVMQVDISKQSFLQYMEGGALPELFGLPNEETRRNYIAAIKDTVLLRDIIQRHSIKDPRLLEDIFVYLVNNASNLVSITNIVNFFKSHKRNTSYDTISNYIGYITDTFLIHKAARYNIKGKETLTGNCKYYINDLSYKNYLYSGFGYGIGYKLENLVYLELRRNGYQVYTGTLGAKEVDFVATKGDRLIYLQSAYLLPDMQTADREYAPLKAIRDNYEKLVISLDDITLPSNEGIKHVQAWNLPAIL